One Sinorhizobium mexicanum genomic region harbors:
- a CDS encoding ImuA family protein, whose protein sequence is MAEKAVQRETVLSLRETIAQIENRRLPGIMRAAKAADPAGFRRKREEASCNKILPLGVPPLDDVLDGGLPLEGMTEIRNVETRDAGAAAGFVTALAVLCQRRKKEKGHLAPVLWISQALASREAGFPYAPGLKSYGLDIERFLFVSIRTVKDALWVAETALSVPVFAAVVLEIRGNPDCLALSESRRLHVRARADGVPLLLFRQAGEEEASSAFFRLQIKPAFAGERPLPDGSMLCGSIGHPAFHVLVEKSRAYASADIFLEWNAHDRRFYPIEQSVAPQADGQSANSVDPFSASVGRSSGADSLGRLLAYARAS, encoded by the coding sequence ATGGCCGAGAAAGCCGTGCAGCGGGAAACCGTTCTTTCCCTCCGCGAAACCATAGCACAGATTGAAAATCGACGGCTGCCCGGGATCATGCGCGCAGCCAAGGCGGCCGATCCTGCCGGTTTCCGGCGCAAAAGGGAGGAGGCGTCCTGCAACAAGATCCTGCCCCTTGGCGTCCCGCCGCTCGATGACGTGCTCGACGGCGGGCTGCCGCTCGAGGGCATGACGGAAATCCGCAATGTCGAAACGCGCGATGCGGGTGCCGCCGCCGGTTTCGTGACGGCGCTTGCGGTACTCTGTCAGCGGAGAAAGAAGGAGAAAGGTCATCTGGCGCCGGTCCTTTGGATCAGCCAGGCGCTTGCCTCTCGCGAGGCCGGGTTTCCCTATGCGCCTGGCCTCAAATCCTATGGGCTCGACATCGAGCGCTTCCTGTTCGTTTCGATACGCACGGTCAAGGATGCGCTCTGGGTTGCCGAAACGGCTCTTTCGGTACCGGTCTTCGCGGCCGTCGTTCTGGAAATCCGCGGCAATCCCGACTGTCTCGCCTTGAGCGAGAGCAGGCGCCTGCATGTAAGGGCCAGGGCGGACGGAGTGCCTCTTCTTCTCTTCCGGCAGGCGGGCGAGGAAGAGGCAAGCAGCGCCTTTTTCCGACTTCAGATCAAACCGGCATTTGCCGGCGAGCGACCTCTCCCCGATGGCTCGATGCTTTGCGGCAGCATTGGCCATCCAGCCTTTCACGTCCTTGTCGAAAAAAGCAGGGCTTACGCCTCTGCCGATATCTTTCTGGAATGGAATGCCCATGACCGCCGCTTCTATCCCATCGAGCAGTCCGTCGCTCCTCAGGCAGACGGGCAATCAGCGAATTCTGTCGATCCATTTTCCGCATCTGTCGGCCGATCGAGTGGCGCGGATTCGCTGGGGCGCCTCCTGGCTTACGCAAGGGCGTCCTGA
- a CDS encoding metallopeptidase family protein, which yields MARIDQTDDWRERHAPTLSTFELLALEAYSHLPEEFRKLTTDLMIEVADFPSDDVFEDMALETPFDLLGLFEGRGIGERFTMETGQFPNRITLYRRPILDYWAENEETLGDIITHVLIHEIGHHFGLSDDDMERIEASVEHVGG from the coding sequence ATGGCCCGCATTGACCAGACCGATGATTGGCGGGAACGCCACGCACCGACGCTCAGTACATTCGAACTGCTTGCGCTTGAAGCCTATAGCCATCTGCCGGAGGAATTCCGCAAGCTGACGACCGACCTCATGATCGAAGTCGCCGATTTTCCGAGCGACGACGTCTTCGAAGACATGGCGCTTGAAACACCTTTCGACCTGCTTGGCTTGTTCGAGGGCCGCGGCATCGGCGAACGCTTCACCATGGAGACCGGCCAGTTCCCGAACCGGATCACGCTCTATCGCCGCCCGATCCTCGACTACTGGGCGGAAAACGAGGAAACGCTGGGCGATATCATCACCCATGTGCTGATCCATGAGATCGGCCACCATTTCGGCCTTTCCGACGACGACATGGAGCGGATCGAGGCAAGCGTCGAACACGTAGGCGGCTAG
- a CDS encoding Trm112 family protein: MDINASKVDPKLLELLVCPLTKGRLSYDAEAQELVSEKARLAYPIRDGVPIMLVSEARKIED, encoded by the coding sequence ATGGATATCAACGCCAGCAAGGTCGACCCGAAGCTCCTCGAACTGCTCGTGTGCCCGCTGACGAAGGGGCGGTTGAGCTACGATGCCGAAGCGCAGGAGCTGGTTTCCGAAAAGGCCCGTCTCGCCTATCCGATCCGCGACGGCGTTCCGATCATGCTCGTGTCGGAGGCGCGCAAGATCGAAGACTGA
- a CDS encoding LON peptidase substrate-binding domain-containing protein: protein MHVGNARYLGPQDVPEILPVFPLTGALLLPGAQLPLNIFEPRYLAMFDDALAGNRLIGIVQPSFSEGRNDIDSAPVPALCQVGCIGRITSFAETGDGRYITSLTGVCRYRLFAEVAGCRGYRRFRIGPFATDLDSPDDESLVDREALLAAFRAYLDANKLEADWESVERASNRTLVNSMAMMSPYGPAEKQALLEAPDLKTRAETLIAITEIVLARNFGDLDNILQ, encoded by the coding sequence ATGCATGTCGGAAATGCGCGTTACCTCGGTCCTCAGGACGTGCCGGAGATTCTTCCGGTATTTCCGCTGACGGGCGCGCTCCTGCTTCCAGGTGCGCAACTCCCGCTCAATATCTTCGAACCGCGCTACCTTGCGATGTTCGATGACGCGCTCGCCGGAAACCGGCTGATCGGCATCGTCCAGCCCTCCTTCTCCGAGGGACGCAACGATATCGACTCGGCGCCCGTGCCGGCGCTTTGCCAGGTCGGCTGCATCGGCCGCATCACCTCCTTTGCGGAAACCGGCGACGGGCGCTACATCACCTCGCTCACGGGCGTCTGCCGCTATAGACTCTTCGCCGAGGTGGCCGGCTGTCGCGGCTACCGTCGCTTCCGCATCGGCCCCTTCGCAACCGATCTCGACAGTCCGGACGACGAGAGCCTCGTCGACCGGGAAGCGCTCCTGGCGGCTTTCCGGGCCTATCTAGACGCCAACAAGCTGGAGGCGGATTGGGAAAGCGTGGAGCGGGCGAGCAACCGCACGCTCGTCAATTCGATGGCGATGATGTCGCCCTATGGCCCGGCGGAAAAGCAGGCGCTTTTGGAGGCGCCCGACCTGAAAACCCGCGCCGAAACGCTGATCGCGATCACCGAGATCGTGCTTGCCCGCAATTTCGGCGACCTCGACAACATCCTGCAATAA